A region of Lemur catta isolate mLemCat1 chromosome 22, mLemCat1.pri, whole genome shotgun sequence DNA encodes the following proteins:
- the KBTBD11 gene encoding kelch repeat and BTB domain-containing protein 11 has product MENSVVPCVLYPGDDRPGAAGGAGAASPAQTPCSLSASLCFSSGDEAPPRSRASAAEDAATSPPPCRRGQRVVDRQWEASSAGAGSPEESLSPEERAFPEEPASPEERACPQEPASPAEPECPEDPGEPAPVPPGAAAAYGEPDLVIEVSGRRLRAHKAVLAARSDFFRARASRDVLRVQGVSLAALRLLLADAYSGRMAGVRPDNVAEVVAGARRLQLPGAAQRATDAVGPQLSLANCYEVLSVAKRQRLSELRDAAYRFMGDHYLEVLREPAVFGRLSGAERDLLLRRRLRSGRAHLLAAALGPAGERAGSRPQSPSGDTDARGDAAIYCYHAEAGEWRELTRLPEGAPARGCSLCVLYNYLFVAGGVAPAGPDGRARPSDQVFCYNPATDRWSTVRPLRQARSQLQLLALDGHLYAVGGECLLSVERYDPRADRWATVAPLPRGAFAVAHEATTCNGEIYVSGGSLFYRLLKYDPRRDEWQECPCSSSRERSADMVALDGFIYRFDLCGGRGDAQAAAGPGGGVRVSRYHCLAKQWSQCASLLRPPGSPAGLQPFRCAALDGTIYCVSRSGTWRFVPSQDGEPGGDAGLGGSFQPEAPGTPVDARASLFPFVLNLPEKPDRTEQGAV; this is encoded by the exons ATGGAGAACTCGGTGGTCCCCTGCGTCCTCTACCCGGGGGACGACCGC CCGGGCGCGGCCGGGGGGGCGGGCGCTGCGTCCCCGGCGCAGACACCCTGCAGCCTCAGCGCGTCCCTGTGCTTCAGCTCCGGGGACGAGGCCCCGCCGCGGTCTCGCGCCTCCGCGGCGGAGGACGCCGCGACCTCCCCGCCCCCGTGTCGCCGCGGCCAGCGGGTGGTGGACCGGCAGTGGGAGGCCAGCAGCGCGGGCGCCGGGTCCCCGGAAGAGTCCCTGTCCCCGGAGGAGCGCGCGTTCCCGGAAGAGCCCGCGTCCCCGGAGGAGCGCGCGTGTCCTCAGGAGCCCGCCTCTCCCGCGGAGCCCGAGTGCCCGGAGGACCCCGGGGAGCCCGCGCCCGTGCCGCCTGGGGCAGCGGCCGCCTACGGAGAGCCGGACCTGGTCATCGAGGTGTCCGGCCGCCGGCTCCGCGCGCACAAGGCGGTGCTGGCGGCGCGCAGCGACTTCTTCCGCGCGCGCGCGTCGCGGGACGTGCTGCGGGTGCAGGGCGTGAGCCTGGCGGCGCTGCGGCTGCTGCTGGCCGACGCGTACAGCGGGCGCATGGCGGGCGTGCGGCCCGACAACGTGGCCGAGGTGGTGGCCGGCGCGCGCCGCCTGCAGCTGCCGGGCGCCGCGCAGCGCGCCACCGACGCCGTGGGCCCGCAGCTGAGCCTGGCCAACTGCTACGAGGTGCTGAGCGTGGCCAAGCGGCAGCGGCTGTCGGAGCTGCGCGACGCCGCCTACCGCTTCATGGGCGACCACTACCTGGAGGTGCTGCGCGAGCCCGCCGTGTTCGGGCGCCTGTCGGGGGCCGAGCGCGACCTGCTGCTGCGCCGCCGCCTGCGCTCCGGCCGCGCCCACCTGCTGGCCGCGGCGCTCGGGCCGGCGGGGGAGCGCGCGGGCAGCCGGCCGCAGAGCCCCTCGGGGGACACGGACGCGCGCGGCGACGCGGCCATCTACTGCTACCACGCGGAGGCCGGCGAGTGGCGCGAGCTGACGCGGCTGCCCGAGGGCGCGCCGGCGCGGGGCTGCAGCCTGTGCGTGCTCTACAACTACCTCTTCGTGGCGGGCGGAGTGGCGCCCGCGGGCCCCGACGGCCGCGCGCGCCCGTCCGACCAGGTCTTCTGCTACAACCCGGCCACCGACCGCTGGAGCACCGTGCGGCCGCTGCGCCAGGCGCGCTCGCAGCTGCAGCTGCTGGCCCTGGACGGACACCTGTACGCCGTAGGCGGCGAGTGCCTGCTCAGCGTGGAGCGCTACGACCCGCGCGCAGACCGCTGGGCCACGGTGGCGCCGCTGCCCCGGGGCGCCTTCGCAGTGGCCCACGAGGCCACCACGTGTAACGGGGAGATCTATGTGTCCGGGGGCTCGCTCTTCTACCGCCTGCTCAAGTACGACCCCCGGCGCGACGAGTGGCAGGAGTGCCCGTGCAGCAGCAGCCGCGAGCGCTCGGCCGACATGGTGGCGCTCGACGGCTTCATCTACCGCTTCGACCTGTGCGGGGGCCGCGGCGACGCCCAGGCGGCGGCCGGGCCTGGCGGGGGCGTCCGAGTCTCGCGCTACCACTGCCTGGCCAAGCAGTGGAGCCAATGCGCCTCGCTCCTGCGGCCGCCGGGCAGCCCCGCGGGCCTGCAGCCCTTCCGCTGCGCCGCCCTGGACGGCACCATCTACTGCGTGAGCCGCTCGGGCACCTGGCGCTTCGTGCCCTCCCAGGACGGAGAGCCCGGCGGCGACGCGGGCCTGGGCGGCAGCTTCCAGCCTGAGGCCCCCGGGACCCCCGTGGACGCCCGAGCCTCGCTCTTCCCGTTCGTGCTCAACCTGCCCGAGAAGCCGGACAGAACGGAGCAGGGCGCCGTGTAG